DNA from Actinoplanes sp. SE50/110:
GGCAGCCCACGACAGGGTGGTCGGCCCGGCACCGAACCGGTCACCCCGGTGCGGCGCCGGTGGGACAGTGGCCTCATGACAAGTGTGGGTTCGGTGCGCGGTTTCGACGCGGACGAAGGCTGGGGGGTCATCGACGGTCCGGATGTGCCGGGCGGGTGCTGGGTACATTTCTCCGCCCTCGCCATGGACGGCGAGCGCGTGCTGGTGCCCGGCCGGCAGGTCCGCTTCCGGGCCGAGGCGGCCGATCAGGACGGCTTCGCGTTCCGCGCGGTGAAGGTCTGGCTCGACGGCGCCGAGCCGGCCGACGCCGAGCCGGCCCCGGGCGGGTCGGCCGCCTACAGCAGCCGGCTGACCCTGACTTTCGACCCGCCCGCCGACCCGCGCTGACCGCGGTGCGCCGCCGATCACGCACGATGATCACCCGCTCCGGGTCGCCCGGTCATCCGGGGAACGGAACCCGGGCGATCTCGTATCCGGCGAGCGAGCCCGGCATCGGGAGATCCTAGGCCCCGCGGAGGGCGGCGCAGATCTCCGGCAGGGCGGTGCCGATCGGTTCGCGGATGACCTCGACGGCCAGGTCGTCGTACGGGGTCGGATCGCGGTTGACGATCACCACCCGGTGGCCGGCGTTGGCGGCGACCGCGCACAGCGAGGCGACCGGCTCGACCCGCAGCGAACTGCCCACGACCAGCATCAGCTGGGCGTTCGCGGCGATCCGCTCGGCGAGCCCGGTGGTGTCCGGGTCGAGGTGTTCGCCGAAGAACACGATCGCCAGTTTCAGCACCGCCCCGCAGGCGGTGCACCGCGGA
Protein-coding regions in this window:
- a CDS encoding cold-shock protein; its protein translation is MTSVGSVRGFDADEGWGVIDGPDVPGGCWVHFSALAMDGERVLVPGRQVRFRAEAADQDGFAFRAVKVWLDGAEPADAEPAPGGSAAYSSRLTLTFDPPADPR